The following coding sequences lie in one Enterococcus sp. 9E7_DIV0242 genomic window:
- a CDS encoding endonuclease III domain-containing protein, which yields MIPVVEVYKQLKKHMPGRIWWPAESKWEIIIGSILVQNTNWKNVEYSLHNLREETQFQPERVAALSLEELQEMIRPSGFFVNKSRAIQEIFSWLSIFDFDLLAIERQHGDALRKQLLSLRGIGEETADVLIVYVFDGVEFIADRYAQRLFTRLGIEDIESYKTLKKRVYLPDNFSTTEAKEFHGLIVDFGKDYLKNDATWMTSFLSDFKFK from the coding sequence TTGATACCTGTAGTAGAAGTTTATAAGCAGCTGAAAAAGCATATGCCGGGACGAATCTGGTGGCCGGCAGAATCAAAGTGGGAAATTATTATTGGTTCGATTCTAGTTCAAAATACAAATTGGAAAAATGTTGAATATTCATTGCATAATTTAAGGGAAGAAACACAATTTCAGCCCGAACGGGTGGCGGCGCTTTCTCTGGAAGAATTACAAGAGATGATTCGGCCAAGTGGCTTCTTTGTAAATAAAAGCCGAGCGATTCAGGAGATATTTTCATGGCTCAGTATTTTTGATTTTGACTTATTAGCTATTGAAAGACAACATGGAGATGCCTTGCGAAAGCAATTGCTTTCGCTACGTGGTATTGGTGAAGAAACAGCAGATGTATTGATCGTCTACGTTTTTGATGGGGTAGAATTTATTGCGGATCGCTATGCACAGAGATTGTTTACTCGATTGGGCATAGAGGATATCGAGAGCTATAAAACATTGAAAAAACGTGTGTATCTTCCAGATAATTTTAGTACAACTGAGGCAAAGGAGTTTCATGGATTAATTGTGGATTTTGGGAAAGACTATCTAAAAAATGATGCCACATGGATGACTAGCTTTTTATCAGATTTTAAGTTCAAATAA
- a CDS encoding YfhO family protein: MDKKGNTFINEKGRWLFLGFALPVVILILAYGLIGIYPGSEKSIMASDSFSQLSNFFASYNTMLKGEESIFYTWYASFGLNYWSFISYYLGGIFTPLVYFFDNQQMPEFLYFLTLLKFGCSGLAFCYYSLETFKLPKWGPVGLSISYSLMGFTLAFSEMVMWLDTFIYLPLIILGIHRVLEKRKPALLFVSYVLLFISNFYLAFMAGFFTFLYFCARALLLQKGQRKQPIVMYLTTSLLAGGASMAMVLPAILDLKNNGEAMSKVQTILTDGTGPLDLIAKNFVGVYDTTMFGAVPFVFVGLLSLILCLYFFVSRQTTKREKLVYGGLFAVLILSFYWEPLNLFWHGLHTPNMFPFRYSFGFSFLVIALAGYGWERLDKQGIDRLLNNVFILVLLFTGVKLVGSYSGSYTYVTILSFGVTVILCFGYLGLLFLQKKRYTKWLGVLFVLVISVESGINTYGIFSGIEGEWSYPTVALYNSSHKEIKNLVAQTKAENESFYRMETLDPVTKNDSLAYGYSGVSMFSSIRNRHSLSYLHDLGYRSWDTNLQISYLNNTLLMDVISGIKYNLTKEDMHKFGFTKKAESGEYALYENTYAMPLGVLTDEQVYEEGKVQSQTSLFNQLAKKDFDYYTFIEPEMVELDNVELEESEGLETYRAEDEEKHSKKIVTWEAVIPAGKQAYLSLYPYNYEDLETANIELKVNGTSQKTRINMTGQYYDLGMYEEETTIEFSATFTGGTVFSFLTPDIALLDIDLFEEAATTIQEKGVAFTVSGRTAKAEVVTDEEQVLFTTIPYDQGWTVSVDGKQVEIPRFKDAFLTVTIPTGTHTVAFIYLPLGLKTGILLTVSSLLLFSGYLFVLKRRRNDPFYQASVVSVGGNGPKPAKEAEKTDPSEFSKLKEASIEGEKPAKEQFSNFSAESNSNKFVQEKDPFDNDSLMTSFTFSDRENEFGFQMETKTEIKEELLLDDHVNEERDEVSE; encoded by the coding sequence ATGGATAAAAAAGGAAACACATTTATAAATGAAAAGGGACGATGGCTGTTTTTGGGGTTTGCCTTGCCAGTTGTCATTTTGATTCTTGCCTATGGTCTGATTGGGATTTATCCAGGCAGTGAAAAAAGCATCATGGCTAGTGATTCCTTCAGTCAGCTGAGCAATTTCTTTGCCAGCTATAATACCATGTTAAAGGGAGAGGAGAGTATCTTCTATACCTGGTATGCTTCATTTGGCTTGAACTACTGGTCATTTATTTCCTATTATTTAGGGGGGATTTTTACACCACTGGTGTATTTCTTTGATAACCAGCAGATGCCGGAATTTCTCTATTTCTTAACCTTGCTTAAATTCGGGTGTTCCGGTTTGGCGTTTTGTTATTACAGCTTGGAGACCTTCAAGCTGCCGAAATGGGGGCCTGTTGGGCTGAGTATTTCCTATAGTTTGATGGGGTTTACCTTGGCCTTTTCAGAGATGGTGATGTGGTTAGATACCTTCATTTATTTGCCATTGATCATTCTGGGGATTCATCGGGTACTGGAGAAACGAAAACCAGCACTGTTGTTTGTTAGTTATGTCTTGTTATTTATTTCCAATTTTTATCTGGCGTTCATGGCCGGGTTCTTTACGTTCCTTTATTTCTGTGCACGCGCACTATTGTTGCAAAAAGGGCAACGAAAACAGCCGATCGTTATGTATCTGACGACCTCCTTATTAGCAGGTGGGGCATCCATGGCGATGGTGTTGCCCGCCATTTTGGATTTGAAAAACAATGGGGAAGCGATGTCGAAGGTCCAAACGATCCTGACCGATGGCACCGGTCCATTGGACTTGATTGCCAAGAATTTCGTAGGGGTCTATGATACAACGATGTTTGGGGCAGTCCCTTTTGTATTTGTTGGGTTACTGTCTTTGATCCTCTGTCTGTATTTCTTTGTCAGTAGACAGACCACGAAACGAGAGAAGTTGGTTTATGGCGGTTTATTCGCTGTTCTGATTCTCAGCTTCTACTGGGAGCCGTTGAATCTGTTCTGGCATGGTCTGCACACGCCGAACATGTTTCCGTTTCGTTATAGCTTCGGCTTTTCTTTTCTAGTGATTGCTTTAGCAGGTTATGGCTGGGAGCGACTGGACAAACAGGGAATCGATCGGCTGTTGAATAATGTATTCATACTGGTCTTGTTGTTTACGGGTGTCAAATTAGTCGGTTCGTACAGTGGGTCCTACACTTATGTGACTATATTGTCCTTTGGGGTGACAGTGATCCTCTGCTTTGGCTATTTGGGTCTCTTGTTTTTACAGAAAAAGCGCTACACAAAATGGCTAGGCGTATTGTTTGTTCTTGTTATTAGTGTAGAGAGCGGGATCAATACGTACGGTATTTTTTCCGGCATTGAAGGCGAGTGGTCTTATCCGACAGTTGCGCTATATAACAGCTCTCATAAGGAGATCAAGAACTTGGTGGCGCAGACAAAGGCAGAAAATGAGTCCTTCTATCGTATGGAAACCTTAGATCCAGTGACAAAAAATGATAGCTTGGCTTATGGTTATAGTGGCGTGTCCATGTTTTCATCTATCCGAAATCGGCATTCATTGTCCTACTTACATGATTTAGGGTATCGTTCTTGGGACACAAATCTACAAATCAGTTATCTGAACAATACATTGTTAATGGATGTTATTTCAGGGATCAAATACAACCTGACCAAAGAAGACATGCATAAGTTTGGTTTTACTAAGAAAGCAGAAAGTGGCGAGTATGCGCTCTATGAAAATACGTATGCGATGCCCTTAGGTGTACTGACAGATGAGCAGGTCTATGAGGAAGGGAAAGTACAAAGCCAGACCTCTTTATTCAATCAACTGGCAAAGAAAGACTTTGACTACTACACTTTTATTGAGCCGGAGATGGTGGAACTGGACAATGTCGAGTTGGAAGAATCTGAAGGATTGGAGACCTATCGGGCGGAGGATGAAGAGAAACATTCAAAGAAAATCGTCACTTGGGAAGCTGTGATTCCGGCAGGAAAACAGGCCTATCTCAGCCTTTATCCCTATAACTACGAGGATCTGGAGACAGCGAATATTGAGCTGAAGGTTAATGGGACCAGTCAAAAGACTCGAATCAACATGACGGGTCAATACTACGATTTGGGAATGTACGAAGAAGAAACAACCATAGAATTTTCAGCGACTTTCACAGGTGGTACCGTATTCAGTTTTTTGACACCGGATATCGCTTTACTGGATATTGACTTGTTTGAAGAAGCGGCTACCACGATTCAAGAAAAGGGGGTTGCTTTCACTGTTTCTGGACGTACGGCAAAGGCTGAGGTGGTAACCGACGAAGAGCAAGTATTGTTTACTACAATCCCCTATGATCAAGGCTGGACAGTCTCCGTAGATGGAAAGCAAGTTGAGATACCTCGTTTTAAGGATGCCTTTTTGACTGTGACTATTCCTACAGGAACCCATACAGTTGCGTTTATCTATCTGCCACTTGGGTTAAAAACCGGTATACTACTAACGGTTAGTAGCCTTCTTCTTTTCAGCGGCTATCTGTTTGTCTTGAAGCGAAGAAGAAACGATCCATTTTATCAAGCATCGGTTGTTAGTGTAGGTGGCAATGGTCCGAAGCCAGCAAAAGAGGCTGAAAAAACTGATCCATCTGAATTTTCTAAATTGAAAGAAGCAAGCATTGAAGGCGAGAAGCCAGCGAAGGAACAATTTAGCAATTTTTCCGCTGAGTCGAACTCTAATAAATTTGTTCAAGAGAAAGACCCTTTTGATAATGATTCGTTGATGACTAGCTTTACTTTTAGTGATAGAGAGAATGAGTTTGGTTTTCAAATGGAAACGAAAACGGAAATAAAAGAAGAGTTACTGCTAGATGATCATGTAAATGAAGAACGGGATGAAGTCTCAGAATAA
- a CDS encoding MarR family winged helix-turn-helix transcriptional regulator → MSKKERRLADWLALSQLLASVDSCLEEQLKSEAGLALNEFYVLYFLSVEGAKKMRLQQLQEKMPLSQSALSRLIGRMEDKRCGVIKRHICTDDKRGIYISVTDKGLEKVAAAEQVVDKVLREVFEQQPILAGFYKSKG, encoded by the coding sequence ATGTCGAAGAAGGAAAGAAGATTAGCTGATTGGTTGGCGTTATCTCAGCTACTAGCTAGTGTTGATAGCTGTTTGGAAGAACAATTGAAAAGCGAGGCAGGGCTAGCGCTAAATGAGTTTTACGTACTATACTTTCTATCTGTTGAGGGTGCCAAAAAAATGCGTTTGCAACAGCTTCAGGAGAAAATGCCTTTAAGTCAAAGTGCGTTATCACGATTGATTGGTCGCATGGAAGACAAGCGCTGTGGTGTGATCAAGCGTCACATTTGTACAGATGACAAAAGAGGGATCTATATCAGTGTGACAGATAAAGGACTGGAAAAGGTTGCAGCAGCAGAACAAGTAGTAGATAAAGTGTTAAGAGAAGTGTTTGAGCAACAGCCAATACTGGCCGGCTTTTATAAATCGAAGGGATGA
- a CDS encoding SDR family oxidoreductase — MKIFVAGATGRVGQKLVAILQEQGHFVYAGARKTDQIVESENSKAVFTDLHTSVDALTEVLGDSEVVIFAAGSRGKDLLQTDLHGAVKLMQAAEKKGIKRYIQLSSVFSLEPERWQEGSFASILDYMIAKHYADSWLIDHTDLDYTILQPGTLKETTGTGKIAIDSHEAGENSIANVAEALAQLVVEPSTIKKVIAMHDGETPIKEVFKIND; from the coding sequence ATGAAGATATTTGTTGCAGGAGCGACTGGCAGAGTTGGTCAAAAGTTAGTAGCTATTTTACAAGAACAAGGTCATTTTGTTTATGCAGGAGCTAGAAAAACGGATCAGATTGTGGAGTCAGAAAATAGTAAGGCAGTTTTTACTGATCTTCACACTTCGGTGGATGCGTTAACTGAAGTTTTGGGAGACTCAGAAGTTGTGATATTTGCTGCTGGTTCCAGAGGGAAAGATTTGTTACAAACGGATTTACATGGTGCCGTGAAGTTAATGCAAGCGGCAGAAAAGAAGGGAATCAAGCGTTACATTCAGTTGAGTTCTGTTTTTTCTTTGGAGCCTGAACGTTGGCAGGAAGGATCTTTTGCAAGTATTCTCGACTATATGATTGCCAAGCATTATGCTGATTCTTGGTTGATCGATCATACGGATTTGGATTATACAATTTTACAGCCGGGGACATTAAAAGAAACGACAGGTACAGGAAAAATAGCAATCGATTCACATGAAGCGGGTGAGAACTCTATCGCTAATGTAGCGGAAGCACTGGCACAACTGGTGGTAGAACCAAGCACAATAAAAAAAGTAATTGCTATGCATGATGGAGAGACGCCAATCAAGGAAGTATTCAAAATAAATGACTGA
- the lepB gene encoding signal peptidase I, producing MEQKNNRRKRKKGAGNRPYRKKRSTQKQASKEPQSWLINGLLVMFLAGILFFLFAFQKHTVDGVSMAPTLKDGDRIIIQRTQELQRYNLITFEPKDQPGKSFVKRVIGLPGDAIRVGENTLYLNGDQSFSPDTDDLPDGTLKVSIAYEVQYALTGLTEIPEDHYFVLGDNRIQSNDSRSFGLISKKQIEGIVVFRYFPFASIGLLR from the coding sequence ATGGAACAAAAAAATAATAGAAGAAAACGAAAAAAGGGTGCTGGAAACAGACCCTACAGAAAAAAGAGAAGCACGCAGAAACAGGCATCCAAAGAACCGCAGTCATGGCTGATCAATGGTCTACTGGTGATGTTTCTTGCTGGGATTCTCTTTTTTTTATTTGCGTTTCAAAAGCATACAGTTGATGGTGTTTCGATGGCCCCGACTTTGAAAGATGGAGATCGGATCATCATTCAGAGGACACAAGAGCTGCAACGCTATAATCTGATTACCTTTGAACCGAAGGATCAACCAGGAAAATCGTTTGTCAAGCGAGTCATCGGGTTGCCTGGAGATGCCATACGAGTAGGGGAGAACACGCTCTATCTGAACGGAGATCAGTCCTTCTCCCCAGATACGGATGATTTACCGGATGGAACGCTCAAAGTATCTATTGCTTACGAGGTTCAGTATGCATTGACTGGATTGACAGAAATTCCGGAAGATCACTATTTTGTCTTAGGAGATAATCGGATTCAATCAAATGACAGTCGGAGTTTTGGGCTGATTTCGAAGAAGCAAATCGAAGGAATCGTTGTTTTTCGTTACTTTCCGTTTGCTTCGATTGGATTGCTTCGTTAA
- the lepB gene encoding signal peptidase I codes for MYLISLFTFTIQQMEGYMMAPTVADGEILFVNKRRAIRRFDLVLIKDEGDSSLSVRRVIGLPTERLFYKNDELFVNDIYQVERFLEKKLYESHQMGMILTPDFTLSQVIGETVIPKEEYFVMGDNRTYAQDSRDYGTVKKTQIIGVIKMRLFPFHKLSGL; via the coding sequence GTGTATCTGATTTCCCTATTTACTTTTACTATCCAGCAAATGGAAGGGTACATGATGGCGCCAACAGTCGCTGATGGAGAGATCCTATTTGTCAATAAGCGCCGAGCAATTCGTCGCTTTGATCTGGTGCTTATCAAGGATGAAGGAGACAGCTCTCTTTCGGTGCGACGTGTGATTGGCTTACCTACAGAGCGGCTTTTCTACAAAAATGACGAGCTATTTGTCAATGATATCTATCAGGTGGAGCGCTTCTTAGAGAAGAAACTATATGAGAGCCATCAAATGGGGATGATCCTTACACCAGATTTCACCTTGTCTCAAGTGATCGGAGAAACGGTGATTCCGAAGGAAGAATACTTTGTGATGGGGGATAATAGGACGTATGCACAGGACAGTCGGGACTATGGGACGGTGAAGAAAACACAAATCATTGGTGTGATTAAAATGAGGCTGTTTCCTTTTCATAAACTGAGCGGACTTTAG
- a CDS encoding NADH-dependent flavin oxidoreductase: protein MNKLNEPLVFKRGLKLKNRVVMAPMTTKMSFYDGVVTQDELNYYRLRSGEVGAVITAAANVQEIGKGWEGELSVASDEMIPSLSRLASTIKQNGTKAILQIFHGGRMTNSKILRGEQPVAPSAVAAEREGAETPRELMEAEIPLLIEDYRKATIRAIKAGFDGVELHGANTYLIQQFFSPHSNRRSDQWGGSVEKRAHFIDLLVDSVTAAVDEYAEKEFIVGYRFSPEEYEEPGIKLSDTMYLVELLANKPLDYLHISLNDYQRVSVSDEFQEKSMLEYVHEKIAGRMPLIGVGDVRTGKQAQEVLDHAEVVAVGRALLIDPHWTKKVLEGKEEAIRTTLPFEDRDELVIQNGVWEFLQGMMPERLV, encoded by the coding sequence ATGAATAAATTAAACGAACCATTAGTGTTCAAAAGAGGCTTAAAGTTAAAGAATCGTGTAGTTATGGCACCAATGACAACGAAAATGAGTTTTTATGATGGGGTCGTTACTCAAGATGAGCTGAATTATTATCGCTTGAGATCTGGGGAAGTTGGTGCAGTTATTACTGCAGCTGCAAATGTTCAGGAGATAGGAAAAGGCTGGGAAGGCGAGCTGAGCGTAGCTTCTGATGAGATGATCCCAAGCTTAAGTCGGTTGGCTTCTACAATCAAACAGAACGGGACCAAAGCAATTTTACAGATTTTTCATGGTGGTAGAATGACGAATTCTAAAATCCTTCGTGGGGAGCAGCCCGTAGCTCCCAGTGCTGTAGCTGCTGAACGAGAAGGAGCAGAAACGCCTAGAGAATTGATGGAGGCGGAAATTCCATTACTGATTGAAGATTATCGCAAAGCAACGATTCGTGCTATCAAGGCTGGGTTTGATGGCGTGGAGCTCCACGGAGCCAACACATACCTGATTCAGCAGTTTTTCTCTCCACATTCTAATAGACGCTCTGACCAATGGGGCGGTTCCGTTGAAAAACGCGCTCATTTTATCGATTTGCTTGTAGATAGTGTGACTGCAGCTGTGGATGAATATGCTGAAAAAGAGTTCATTGTAGGCTATCGTTTTTCTCCGGAAGAATATGAAGAACCGGGGATTAAACTGTCAGACACTATGTATCTAGTTGAACTATTAGCCAACAAACCGCTGGATTATCTACATATTTCTTTGAATGATTATCAAAGAGTTTCTGTTTCTGATGAATTTCAAGAGAAATCAATGCTGGAGTATGTTCACGAGAAAATAGCTGGACGTATGCCGTTGATTGGTGTGGGAGATGTTCGAACTGGAAAACAGGCGCAGGAAGTACTTGACCATGCGGAAGTGGTGGCTGTCGGACGCGCATTGCTGATTGATCCTCACTGGACGAAGAAAGTCCTAGAAGGAAAAGAGGAGGCAATTCGAACAACACTTCCCTTTGAAGATCGTGATGAATTGGTCATTCAAAATGGTGTTTGGGAATTTTTACAAGGTATGATGCCGGAACGATTGGTGTAA
- a CDS encoding alanine/glycine:cation symporter family protein, protein MDLGDLLSQINDFIWGIPMIVLIMGVGIFLTIGLRGIQLRKLPLALKYMVKNEEGGEGDISSFAALCTALSATIGTGNIVGVATAIVAGGPGALFWMEVAALLGMATKFAEGLLALKFRTFDKNGSALGGPFYYIENGMGVKWRWLGKMFALFGLLAGLLGIGTFTQINGITSAAQSFFDPTNSNTVALFGQEYSWSVIITGAVVTLATAIVLIGGVKRIAQVAEIIVPAMIVVYVSLCLLMVVLNFSELPNAFAQIIEGAFGLRAVSGGALGAMILALQKGVARGIFSNESGLGSAPIAAAAAKTNEPVRQGLVSMTGTFIDTIVVCTMTGLAIILTGAWETGLDGAAVTIYAFSEALPFSNAICSFLLMMCLSFFAFTTIIGWNYYSERCLSYLTNGSLTGAKIFRIVHIFAIFIGPYMTITAVWTLADIFNGLMAFPNLIALIALSPVVFRETKGFLNRLQADGSTLPIEKVEEEIPFTSELGLEE, encoded by the coding sequence ATGGATTTAGGTGATTTATTAAGTCAGATCAACGATTTTATCTGGGGAATTCCGATGATCGTATTGATTATGGGTGTTGGGATTTTTCTGACTATCGGCTTACGAGGAATACAGCTTAGAAAGCTACCTTTAGCTTTAAAGTATATGGTGAAAAATGAAGAAGGTGGTGAAGGAGATATCTCCAGCTTTGCTGCGTTATGTACAGCCCTATCTGCCACAATCGGTACCGGGAATATCGTTGGTGTGGCAACAGCGATCGTCGCAGGAGGACCAGGTGCTCTCTTCTGGATGGAGGTCGCGGCACTTCTAGGGATGGCAACCAAATTTGCGGAGGGTTTGCTAGCATTAAAGTTTCGTACATTTGATAAAAACGGGAGTGCTTTAGGTGGCCCTTTTTATTACATAGAAAATGGTATGGGCGTGAAATGGCGCTGGTTGGGTAAGATGTTTGCCTTATTTGGTCTTCTTGCCGGACTACTTGGAATCGGAACATTCACTCAAATCAATGGTATCACTAGTGCTGCACAGTCCTTTTTTGATCCAACCAATTCAAATACTGTTGCTTTATTTGGGCAGGAATACTCATGGTCAGTAATCATAACTGGTGCAGTGGTTACTTTGGCAACTGCGATTGTTTTGATTGGCGGGGTAAAACGAATTGCTCAGGTAGCTGAGATCATTGTTCCCGCTATGATCGTGGTTTACGTGTCCTTATGCCTATTGATGGTTGTCTTGAACTTTTCAGAGCTGCCAAATGCTTTCGCTCAAATTATTGAAGGAGCATTCGGGCTACGTGCTGTAAGCGGCGGTGCTTTGGGAGCAATGATCTTGGCACTGCAAAAGGGTGTGGCACGCGGAATCTTCTCTAATGAATCTGGTTTAGGGAGTGCACCAATTGCTGCAGCCGCAGCAAAAACAAACGAGCCTGTTCGTCAAGGGTTGGTCTCTATGACAGGGACATTTATTGACACGATTGTTGTTTGTACAATGACTGGACTTGCGATTATTTTGACTGGAGCTTGGGAAACAGGGTTGGATGGCGCTGCAGTAACTATTTATGCTTTTTCAGAAGCTTTGCCTTTTTCAAATGCGATATGTTCTTTCCTACTGATGATGTGTCTATCATTCTTTGCGTTCACAACGATCATCGGGTGGAATTATTACTCTGAACGTTGTTTGAGTTATCTAACAAACGGCAGTCTTACAGGAGCCAAAATTTTCAGAATCGTTCATATTTTTGCTATTTTTATCGGCCCTTATATGACGATCACAGCTGTTTGGACACTTGCAGATATCTTTAACGGATTAATGGCTTTTCCCAATCTGATTGCACTCATTGCACTAAGTCCCGTCGTTTTCCGAGAAACCAAAGGCTTCTTGAATCGATTGCAGGCAGATGGATCTACATTGCCGATAGAAAAAGTTGAAGAAGAAATTCCATTTACCTCTGAACTTGGGTTGGAAGAGTAA